The genome window ggcaaaggatgcctcctaaaGTTCACGTTAATCTTTACAGTCCTGAGTGTGTtaagctccaggttgtgttggccgcaccacagctccagccgctccacctcctgttgatatgcagactcatcactgtctttgatcaggccgatgactgtggtgtcatatGCAAACATCAGTAGTTTGACAGTTGGCTGCGTTGTGTTGCAGTTATTTGTATAGAGAGAAGAATAGCggcgagaggacacatccttggtgGACCCTGGTGCttatggtgcgtgtggatgaggtggtgtcccccagcctcacctgccgTGTCCTATCGGTCaggaagctataaatccactggcagatggcaggtgagacgctgagctggagacgCTGGGAGgcgaggagttcagggatgatggtgttgaacgcagagctgaaatCCACGAACacgatcctcgtgtaggtcccctTGCCGTCAAGGTGTTCGAGGATGATGTGCAGTCACATGTTTACTGCGTCATCCACAAgcctgtttgcttggtaggcaaactgcagggggttcaGCAGGGGTCCGGTGACGCTCTTGAGGGTGTCCAGCAcggatgatggtggagtgtttgaaacaggatggtacttcacaaagttccagagatctattgtaAATCTTTGTGAGGACTGGAGCAAGTCTGTGCAGActtttgaggcaggatggagaCACAATGTCTGGGCCCGCTGCTTTGTTGAacttttggtgtttaaatatacgtCTCACATCCTCTTTGTGGATGCTCAACGCcgaagggggagtcagaggtgtgatgttggtcggtggtgcagctgggtggatgtggggtgtgaaagtgtccttttctaatctgcagtagaaggtgttcaagtcgtcagtcctttattgttctctgcttggggggggggtcacttgtagttggttagcgattgtaatccacgccagactgatttagtcgttagcggtaaactgtttttccatctttactgaataatttctctttgcaatgttaatttctttagtccattggtttctagctcgagcatacagggctctatccccacttcgataggcgTCCTCTGTAGTCTGGCGAAGTTGCtaaagtttggcagtgaaccacggcttgttgttgtttaacaTGCGTAATGTCTttgttggcacacacacacacacacatcttcacagaaactgatataggatgtgacagtctGTATTTTCATctaggctgccagttgaagtttcaaagacattcATTGATTGCTTCATTGGtgcacttcttcactgttttcaccacaggcttcgcacatttaagttttttcctgtatgttggtattaagtcaGTTAAGCAGTTATCAGACGAACCCAGAGTTGCACGGGGGATAGTACGGTTTGCGTCATTTACCGTGGTATAACAATGGTCGAGAGTGTTATTTTCCCTTGTAGGACAGTCGATGCGctacttgtatttagggagttcgtggttgagtttagctttgttaatgtccccaagaataatgagcgGTGaatctgggtgtttttttttttttcaagttcgtttacttgttcagtgaGTGTTAGCAGTGTGCCGTTCGTAATACCCTGGggaggaatgtagacaccggcgagtatgaatgatgcgaactcacgaggcgagtagaatggcttacatttcaaaaacagcgactctaaatgcgggtTGCAGATAATTTCAATTATTCTGGCAAAATAGTTACTTCACTGTACAGACGGTCTTCAGTTTACAAAGCAGTTTCGGAACTGTGACACGGTCGTAACTTGATGTGTAAGTCTCTATCTCTAAACTATGCGAATGCACTACTTGAGTCTAGGGGTGTCCTGATCTGATCTTTTAGATCAGAAATTGGTCCAATGTCAGCAGAAAAACAAGGATCGGACAGAATCTAAAATCtctgattttaccactcttaaaCAAGCAGTCGgatggcatgcagagcccacgtggTCACAACAACAGGTTTTGGTAAGATGCTAACATAGCAGCGAGGCGTAAGAGTTGATTTTGCTTGTTTAACTCATTTATTGTCGAACAAGTATTAATACGTAGTTTCGAACCCATCTATTGAGTACCGAAAACATATTAATACATAGTTTGCGTTTTTTCATGGGAAGTCGAAGAGGAGGCTCTAACCACAGCTCCACAGGGAAGCGAGAACTTTGGAAGAATTTTACTCAGGCAGAACCACCAGCAGAGGGCAGTGATGCACCATTTTAGATTTGGCAAACAGCCCTCAAGAGCCTGACAGTACTGTTTGCCGGCTAAAAAATAGCGGCACAGACAGGCTGGAAGTCGGACGTGCGGAATTATTTTTACACTCAAAGAGACAAAGTatctgtacagtatttgcagaATATGTATTGTGGTAGTTagcacaattgtatgtttgcgTCAGAAATGTGTTATAACTGAGATCTTGTATGAGGATCACGGTCGCCATGTCAACAGCCAGGAAACAACACGTCATGACTGACATGATTTCCGGTGCGTTTGCGTCACTCACAGTGCATTATATAGCTAAATACGTGATTATTTTGCAACCAAAACCCATTCCTAAGTATTGTTTTAGCTGGATTATACAATGAAAACACTTTCAGATGTCTGAGATgtgacaaaaagcaaacaaatataGAAGCATCGAAGTTACTGCTGCATAAATGCTGCTTTTTGCAAAAAGCTGATCTCCAAATTCTGAGACGCGACCACAAAAACGTAAAACCTACCTATGTTTCACTGCACATAACTAAAGAACGGAAATGGGTAGGATGTAGCTTTTTCCCCCGCTGAAAGAAGTTTTCATGCCTTACTTTGGTAGATTTGGTATGATTATAATcatagaacacaatattctgtaaGCCTTGAAAAGTCTGTCAAAATCCTCAAAAACGGCTGCCACTCGGGTGGTCTTTTCTCAAAACAGCTGTTACTGAATGAGTTAGTCGCTTATTAaaactccagttgaagttcacatacataacaaaatatttacaccCATTGAATGTTGAAATACAGACGtcgtttctttgtttttgttcagaaaaattgctagctcaaagctaacacacaatgaatgaaacacCATTGACCAGCTCACAAAACTTAGCATTGAACTTGCGACACTTATATCTTTCTAAATAAttaatattggtacacaaacgctgaataagcacatacaaacaggcaatataacaatacattctggcatatattcttcaaactctgagAAACGAGTTTtataaacaatatttgatcGTGACATCTACTCTCTTTGTTACTTcgtgtatctcattgcgtgcaccgCACTGCCCCTgaggtcaagacgtgcacagcagttactttatgtaatgtATTGTTTAtcaataaatgggtcagtttttctcatacctactgttgctgatttttGCTCTCTGTTTgcgtaatatcacttgatcaagcgttttctaacattccacactacaaaataagtaaattatttATGAGtattgctgaaatcggatcggaccgatattggtatcggccaaaactcaaggctgcaatatcgcgCCGGAgcagaagtgaaaaaaatggatCGGACATCCCtactaaagtcataattacagtaaacttGTTTATTCTATCCCCATTAGCTTTTGCAACACACAAAACGTCTAGAccgtaaaacatttttgtggaaaaacactAATTGATTAAAAGAACAATTTCTTACCTTTACTCCTGTGATTGGCTTGCACACTGGAAGGGATGAAAACTAGGGACAAATGTCATCGGTTGGGACCATCGTATACTGAGGACCCCCCTGTGGAATGCATATTGTCCCGATAGACAGAAATAATAGTTTTTgcgatcaaacacctgttgtaaaTTTAGCATTTCAGCTCCTTGTTGTAGAACAGgaagttgtgcaaaaaatagTGACTGATTGAGCTGTTGGcatgtgcattcaaaggtttagatgtcaaattaagttcacctgtaaaggttttaGTGCATTTTAGATTCATCCTATGTCACCcaaaaagcccaatatccccAACTTTTTCTACCAAGtgtcatgtatgtttttgtagaTGTATAATAAAACAGGACAACAGTTGCGCTTAGGATGTGAGTTTTGAGGCTTTACTCATCGCAGCACAATGTGTATATTGATTACTATAGGAAGTGTGTTGGACCAGGCTCTGGAAAGCCTCTTACATCGCCTGCGAGGGTTGTGCGACAACATGGAACCCGCCACCTTTACAGACCATGAGCTGGTATACCTGCTGAAAGGCCAACAAGGTAACCCTTTCATCTTGCGTGCCCGCCGCTCGCTCTCGCAGCCCACAGCCCCGTGGCACCTGCGCTACCTGGGCCAGCCGGAGGTGGGGGACAAGAGCCGCCATGCCCTGGTGCGCAACTGCGTGGATGTGGCCGCCTCGCACAGCTTGCCCGAGTTCCTCAACGAGATGGGCTTTCGCATGGACCACGAGTTCGTGGCCAACGGGCACATTTTCCGAAAAGGCGCCATGAAAGTGGTGGTCAGCAAGCTGTCGCGAATCCTGGTCCCGGGCAACACGGACAACACAGAGCGTCTGTCGCTGTCTTACTTGGTGGAGCTGAGCGTGTTGGCGCCTGCCGGCCAGGACACCGTGTCTGAAGACATGCGCAGTTTTGCTGAGCAGCTCAAACCTCTGGTTCACCTGGAGAAGATTGACCCCAGCAAACAGAGACATTGAACAACCCCCTTTCTCCCATGGATGTGAATATTGACCCGAGCAAACAGAGACATTGAAGGACCCCTCCAGTACTCA of Phycodurus eques isolate BA_2022a chromosome 4, UOR_Pequ_1.1, whole genome shotgun sequence contains these proteins:
- the med18 gene encoding mediator of RNA polymerase II transcription subunit 18, producing the protein MEAPPVTVMPVTGGTINMMEYLLQGSVLDQALESLLHRLRGLCDNMEPATFTDHELVYLLKGQQGNPFILRARRSLSQPTAPWHLRYLGQPEVGDKSRHALVRNCVDVAASHSLPEFLNEMGFRMDHEFVANGHIFRKGAMKVVVSKLSRILVPGNTDNTERLSLSYLVELSVLAPAGQDTVSEDMRSFAEQLKPLVHLEKIDPSKQRH